The following proteins come from a genomic window of Pseudomonas cichorii:
- a CDS encoding ABC transporter permease gives MRVAGTGLLTLLVTLLGLLLFTFLLTTLSPVDPALRIAGDRASEATLAQVRSDLGLDQPWPVRFGSYLHQLSQGDLGVSNTSSKPVLEDLKRALPATLELATLSIVLGASLGLSLGLLAAWQPGGWIDTLVRLFSLIGYSVPVFWLGLLMLLLFYATLQWAGGPGRLDDAFIYTIELPSGWMLWDTWRSGEEGALSNAFSHLVLPVLVLGFYAMAGICRLTRSALLGEMGKEYVITALAKGAGRGRVLFRHVLPNVAGTLVVVVALAYAGLLEGSILTETVFAWPGIGRYLTTALFAGDVPAILGSTLLIGLCFVVVNGIADVLAGMIDPRTRELL, from the coding sequence ATTCGAGTGGCAGGAACCGGATTATTGACCTTGTTGGTCACATTGCTGGGCCTGCTGCTCTTTACCTTTCTGCTGACCACGCTATCGCCGGTCGACCCGGCGCTACGTATTGCCGGGGATCGTGCCAGTGAGGCAACCCTGGCACAGGTCCGCAGTGATCTGGGACTGGACCAACCCTGGCCAGTCAGGTTCGGCAGTTACCTCCACCAACTTTCCCAGGGCGATCTGGGTGTTTCCAATACCTCCAGCAAACCGGTGCTGGAAGACTTGAAACGTGCCTTGCCCGCCACCCTGGAACTCGCCACCCTGTCGATTGTGCTGGGTGCGTCTCTTGGATTGTCATTGGGACTGCTGGCTGCCTGGCAGCCCGGTGGCTGGATCGACACGCTGGTGAGGTTGTTCTCACTGATCGGTTATTCGGTGCCGGTGTTCTGGCTCGGGCTGCTGATGCTGCTCTTGTTCTATGCAACATTGCAGTGGGCAGGAGGGCCTGGCCGTCTGGATGATGCGTTTATCTACACCATCGAACTGCCCAGCGGCTGGATGCTGTGGGACACCTGGCGTTCGGGAGAAGAGGGGGCCTTGAGCAACGCCTTCTCGCACCTGGTACTGCCGGTGCTGGTGTTGGGGTTTTACGCCATGGCGGGTATTTGCCGACTGACACGTTCTGCGCTGCTGGGTGAGATGGGCAAGGAGTATGTGATAACCGCCCTGGCCAAAGGTGCTGGGCGCGGTCGTGTGCTGTTCCGCCACGTTTTGCCCAATGTCGCAGGCACACTTGTGGTGGTGGTTGCCCTGGCTTACGCCGGTCTGCTCGAAGGCTCCATTCTCACTGAAACCGTCTTTGCCTGGCCTGGCATCGGTCGCTATCTGACCACTGCATTGTTCGCTGGAGATGTGCCTGCAATTTTGGGTAGCACCTTGCTGATCGGTCTTTGTTTCGTCGTCGTTAACGGCATCGCCGATGTATTGGCTGGCATGATCGACCCACGAACAAGGGAGCTGCTATGA
- a CDS encoding ABC transporter permease, producing MSLSVAFDSVSGQRWWRRSPALTLGGSLILLLLLVAVFAPLLSGFDPNQQNIEQRLLPPSASHWLGTDGFGRDLFTRLLYGTRPTLLLVSLVLLLTLPIGVLVGVAAGFYGGWAERILMRITDVFMAFPQLVLALAFVAILGPGLLNGALALSLTAWPAYARQARAETSVLRDSDYLAAAHLQGITGARLLLGHVLPLCLPSVIVRVALNLGGIILAAAGLGFLGLGVEPPTAEWGSMVADGSRVIFDQWWVAAAPGIAILLTSLSFNLLGDGLRDVLDPRHGS from the coding sequence ATGAGCCTTTCTGTAGCTTTCGATAGTGTTTCAGGGCAACGCTGGTGGCGTCGCTCACCCGCCTTGACCCTGGGCGGGTCATTGATTCTATTGCTGTTGTTGGTTGCAGTATTTGCACCCTTGTTAAGCGGTTTTGACCCAAATCAGCAAAACATTGAACAGCGTCTGTTGCCACCCTCAGCCAGTCATTGGCTAGGCACCGATGGTTTCGGTCGCGATCTTTTCACACGCCTGCTTTACGGTACACGTCCCACCTTGCTGCTGGTGTCACTGGTCTTGTTGCTGACCTTGCCTATCGGTGTATTGGTGGGAGTCGCGGCCGGGTTTTATGGCGGCTGGGCGGAACGCATTCTGATGCGGATAACCGATGTGTTCATGGCGTTCCCGCAACTGGTATTGGCGCTGGCGTTCGTTGCCATTCTCGGACCGGGCTTGCTCAACGGTGCGCTGGCCTTGTCGCTCACTGCATGGCCGGCCTACGCACGACAGGCACGGGCCGAAACCAGCGTCCTGCGTGACAGCGACTATCTGGCGGCTGCTCATTTGCAAGGTATTACAGGAGCACGTTTGCTGCTCGGGCATGTACTGCCGCTGTGCCTGCCGTCTGTGATTGTGCGGGTGGCATTGAATCTGGGTGGCATCATTCTGGCGGCTGCCGGGCTCGGCTTTCTCGGCCTGGGTGTCGAGCCGCCGACAGCAGAATGGGGCTCGATGGTTGCCGATGGCAGCCGTGTCATCTTCGATCAGTGGTGGGTTGCTGCCGCACCGGGCATCGCCATTCTTCTGACGAGTTTGTCCTTCAACCTGCTGGGCGATGGCCTGCGCGATGTTCTGGATCCCCGTCATGGCTCGTGA
- a CDS encoding ABC transporter ATP-binding protein has protein sequence MARDETLLDVRGLRVSFPGPDAQRIDVVKGIDFTVGTEKVALVGESGSGKSLTARALLGLVPRPARVSAEHMRLGADDLLRLNEKQWQTLRGTRLSLVLQDPKYSLNPVLKVGTQVEEVLVLHTRLGRRERREKVLEMLNAVGLPDPVTLYDRYPHELSGGMGQRVMLASMLINDPRVLIADEPTSALDSNLRDQMLDLIMGLVEERGMGLLLISHDLPLVSRYCDRVLVMYQGNIVDRCRASELATASHPYTKTLWNCQPSALSYGHPLPVLDRSLLEEHR, from the coding sequence ATGGCTCGTGATGAAACACTCCTGGATGTAAGAGGCCTGCGTGTCAGTTTTCCCGGGCCTGATGCCCAGCGAATTGATGTCGTAAAGGGGATCGATTTCACCGTCGGAACTGAAAAGGTTGCCTTGGTGGGTGAGTCCGGTTCGGGCAAGTCACTGACCGCCCGTGCGCTGCTTGGGCTTGTGCCTCGTCCAGCTCGGGTTTCTGCAGAGCACATGCGCCTGGGAGCCGATGATTTACTGCGGCTGAATGAAAAACAGTGGCAAACCCTGCGCGGTACGCGGTTGTCACTGGTGCTGCAGGACCCCAAGTATTCCCTCAATCCGGTGCTCAAGGTCGGCACTCAGGTAGAGGAAGTGCTGGTATTGCACACCCGACTCGGGCGTCGCGAGCGTCGTGAGAAAGTATTGGAAATGCTCAATGCCGTGGGCTTGCCAGATCCGGTAACGCTCTACGATCGCTATCCTCATGAGTTGTCCGGAGGCATGGGGCAGAGGGTCATGCTGGCGTCGATGCTGATAAATGATCCTCGAGTGCTTATCGCCGACGAACCGACTTCAGCCCTGGACAGCAACCTGCGCGACCAGATGCTCGATCTGATCATGGGCCTGGTAGAGGAGCGGGGCATGGGACTGCTGTTGATCAGCCACGATCTGCCTCTGGTCTCCAGATATTGCGACCGCGTGTTGGTCATGTACCAAGGCAACATCGTGGATCGGTGCCGGGCATCCGAGTTGGCGACTGCCAGCCATCCGTATACGAAAACCTTGTGGAACTGCCAGCCTTCGGCGCTGAGC